One region of Aquipuribacter hungaricus genomic DNA includes:
- a CDS encoding DUF3040 domain-containing protein, with protein sequence MPLSDHEQKLLAQMEQALYAEDPKFATTLTGRQRGVGSVSRALVAVASVAVGLTLIIVGISIGQLWLSVIGFVVMFGGVVFAVAAPPARTVPDTPSRGGSSRSGPAPRAKSSFVQRMEERWERRADGGGL encoded by the coding sequence GTGCCGCTCTCCGACCACGAGCAGAAGCTCCTCGCGCAGATGGAGCAGGCGCTCTATGCCGAGGACCCCAAGTTCGCCACCACCCTCACCGGGCGGCAGCGGGGTGTGGGCTCGGTCTCTCGCGCGCTCGTCGCCGTCGCGTCCGTCGCCGTCGGCCTCACCCTCATCATCGTCGGGATCTCGATCGGCCAGCTCTGGCTGAGCGTCATCGGCTTCGTCGTGATGTTCGGCGGGGTCGTCTTCGCGGTGGCCGCGCCCCCCGCCCGCACCGTGCCTGACACACCGTCCCGCGGCGGCAGCAGCCGGAGCGGCCCCGCCCCCCGGGCGAAGTCGTCCTTCGTGCAGCGCATGGAGGAGCGGTGGGAGCGCCGCGCCGACGGCGGCGGGCTCTGA
- the dinB gene encoding DNA polymerase IV, giving the protein MSRRQVGRADGRAAALGLTGDDTGCTVLHADMDAFYASVELRSRPELKGLPVIVGGGTRGVVLSATYEARRSGVHAAMPMGRARRLCPQAVIIQPSHGQYAEVSRGVMEVFRSITPAVEPLSLDEAFLDVSGALRRLGSPSAIATALRDRIADEQGITVSVGVAASKFVAKLASSAAKPDGLLVVGVADTVPFVHSLPVADLWGVGPKTHEVLTRLGLTTVADLAHTPVRTLERALGQAQGAHLHELAWGRDPRSVVPETRGKSISADETFSRDVDDPRVVHRELLRLSERVAARVRGEGMVARTVVLKVRFADFTTITRSRTLRQPTDLGRDVHAAAVQAFDGLGLDRARIRLVGVKAEGLQPLETAPLQLELGAPEHGWRDAERAVDDLSRRFGAGVVRPGTLVDRKSAGRAHEAGHH; this is encoded by the coding sequence GTGAGCCGCCGGCAGGTCGGGCGCGCCGACGGCCGCGCCGCCGCGCTGGGGCTGACCGGCGACGACACCGGCTGCACCGTGCTGCACGCCGACATGGACGCCTTCTACGCCTCGGTGGAGCTGCGCAGCCGCCCGGAGCTCAAGGGGCTGCCGGTCATCGTGGGCGGGGGCACGCGCGGCGTCGTGCTGTCCGCGACCTACGAGGCCCGCCGCAGCGGGGTCCACGCCGCCATGCCGATGGGCCGGGCGCGACGGCTGTGCCCGCAGGCCGTGATCATCCAGCCGAGCCACGGCCAGTACGCCGAGGTGTCGCGCGGCGTCATGGAGGTGTTCCGCTCCATCACGCCGGCCGTCGAGCCGCTGAGCCTCGACGAGGCCTTCCTCGACGTCTCGGGCGCCCTCCGGCGCCTGGGCAGCCCGAGCGCCATCGCCACCGCCCTGCGCGACCGGATCGCCGACGAGCAGGGCATCACGGTGTCCGTCGGGGTCGCCGCGTCCAAGTTCGTCGCCAAGCTCGCCAGCTCGGCGGCCAAGCCCGACGGTCTGCTCGTGGTCGGGGTGGCCGACACCGTGCCGTTCGTCCACTCCCTGCCGGTGGCCGACCTGTGGGGCGTCGGGCCCAAGACCCACGAGGTGCTCACCCGGCTCGGCCTCACCACGGTCGCCGACCTCGCCCACACCCCGGTCCGCACGCTCGAGCGCGCCCTCGGCCAGGCCCAGGGCGCCCACCTGCACGAGCTGGCCTGGGGCCGGGACCCGCGCAGCGTGGTCCCCGAGACCCGCGGCAAGAGCATCAGCGCCGACGAGACCTTCTCCCGGGACGTCGACGACCCCCGGGTCGTCCACCGCGAGCTCCTCCGGCTGTCCGAGCGGGTCGCCGCCCGGGTCCGCGGCGAGGGGATGGTGGCCCGGACCGTGGTCCTCAAGGTCCGGTTCGCGGACTTCACCACCATCACGCGAAGCAGGACCCTGCGGCAGCCGACCGACCTCGGCCGCGACGTCCACGCCGCCGCCGTGCAGGCCTTCGACGGGCTCGGCCTGGACCGCGCGCGCATCCGCCTGGTGGGGGTCAAGGCCGAGGGGCTCCAGCCGCTGGAGACCGCGCCGCTGCAGCTGGAGCTGGGGGCGCCGGAGCACGGCTGGCGGGACGCCGAGCGGGCCGTCGACGACCTCAGCCGGCGCTTCGGCGCGGGCGTCGTGAGGCCCGGGACGCTCGTCGACCGCAAGTCCGCCGGACGGGCGCACGAGGCCGGGCACCACTGA
- a CDS encoding class I SAM-dependent methyltransferase, with amino-acid sequence MPDPTVQRRDRRPGRSELRLDAVAALVVPLLEVRAPDGGPALVVDLGGGTGALSVELALRGHDVVVVDPSPDALAALDRRAREAGVGDRVSGHQGDARALPTLCRGPVDLLLCHDVLELVDDPAATLAEVAAAMRPGAVLSLLTAQRSGAVALRAAMGRVEEALAVLTDAHGRSGPDDLLQRRLDVAATAALLDGAGLDVVAVTGVPVLADLVPEAALDSSPRGRDALRRLEAAAAGSLELRGLASHLHWHAVRR; translated from the coding sequence GTGCCCGACCCCACCGTCCAGCGACGCGACCGGCGCCCCGGCCGCTCGGAGCTGCGCCTGGACGCCGTCGCGGCCCTCGTCGTCCCGCTGCTGGAGGTCCGCGCCCCCGACGGCGGCCCCGCCCTGGTCGTCGACCTCGGCGGCGGCACCGGCGCCCTGTCGGTCGAGCTGGCCCTGCGCGGGCACGACGTCGTCGTCGTCGACCCCAGCCCCGACGCGCTCGCCGCGCTGGACCGGCGCGCCCGCGAGGCCGGTGTCGGCGACCGGGTCAGCGGCCACCAGGGCGACGCCCGCGCCCTGCCCACGCTGTGCCGCGGCCCCGTGGACCTGCTGCTGTGCCACGACGTGCTCGAGCTCGTCGACGACCCCGCCGCCACGCTCGCCGAGGTCGCCGCGGCGATGCGCCCCGGGGCGGTCCTCAGCCTGCTCACCGCCCAGCGCAGCGGGGCCGTCGCCCTGCGCGCGGCGATGGGACGGGTCGAGGAGGCCCTGGCGGTCCTCACCGACGCCCACGGTCGCAGCGGCCCGGACGACCTGCTGCAGCGGCGCCTGGACGTCGCCGCCACCGCCGCCCTGCTCGACGGGGCGGGCCTGGACGTCGTGGCGGTCACCGGCGTGCCGGTCCTCGCCGACCTGGTCCCCGAGGCCGCCCTCGACTCCTCCCCGCGCGGGCGCGACGCGCTGCGCCGGCTCGAGGCGGCCGCGGCGGGCTCGCTGGAGCTGCGTGGCCTGGCGTCCCACCTGCACTGGCACGCCGTCCGGCGCTGA